A single window of Pseudomonas lijiangensis DNA harbors:
- a CDS encoding transglutaminase family protein produces the protein MSAHYQILHDTHYKYDSPVSLAQQLAHLWPRSSPWQRCSEQHLEILPTPTTRRDELDVFGNPLTRLAFERPHDELQVNARLRVEVLKRPELDFNLSPDWEVTRSALTYSAQRMSADLLEACRYRFESPYVHLKRSFAEFSQDCFPPGRPLLLCVQALMEKIFEEFTFDGEATQVATPLVEVLERRRGVCQDFAHLMLACLRSRGLAARYVSGYLLTQPPPGQPRLIGADASHAWVSVFCPASGWVDFDPTNNIQPALEHISLAWGRDFSDVSPLRGVILGGGNHDPEVRVTVMPIGEMYSGVAINS, from the coding sequence ATGAGTGCCCATTACCAGATTCTTCACGACACCCATTACAAGTACGACAGCCCGGTTTCCCTGGCGCAGCAACTGGCGCACCTGTGGCCGCGCAGCAGTCCGTGGCAACGTTGCAGCGAGCAGCATCTGGAAATCCTGCCGACGCCCACCACGCGCCGGGACGAGCTGGATGTGTTCGGCAATCCGCTGACTCGCCTGGCCTTCGAGCGTCCCCATGACGAGTTGCAGGTCAATGCCCGTTTGCGGGTGGAAGTGCTGAAGCGCCCTGAACTGGACTTCAACCTGTCGCCTGACTGGGAAGTGACACGCAGCGCCCTGACCTACAGCGCACAACGAATGAGCGCCGATCTTCTGGAAGCGTGCCGGTATCGCTTCGAGTCGCCCTACGTGCATCTCAAGCGCTCGTTCGCCGAGTTCTCGCAGGATTGCTTCCCGCCGGGGCGGCCTTTGCTACTGTGCGTGCAGGCCTTGATGGAAAAGATCTTCGAGGAATTCACCTTCGACGGCGAAGCCACCCAGGTGGCGACACCGCTGGTGGAAGTGCTGGAGCGGCGTCGCGGTGTCTGTCAGGACTTTGCCCATCTGATGCTGGCGTGCCTGCGCTCACGTGGGCTGGCAGCGCGTTATGTCAGCGGTTACCTGCTGACGCAGCCACCACCCGGCCAGCCACGGCTGATCGGGGCTGACGCTTCCCATGCCTGGGTTTCAGTGTTTTGCCCGGCGTCGGGCTGGGTCGACTTCGATCCGACCAACAACATTCAACCGGCACTGGAGCACATCAGCCTGGCCTGGGGACGGGACTTTTCCGATGTCTCGCCCTTGCGCGGCGTGATCCTGGGCGGCGGTAATCATGATCCCGAAGTCCGGGTGACGGTGATGCCCATCGGCGAGATGTATTCAGGCGTCGCCATTAATTCCTGA
- the azu gene encoding azurin, with product MIRKLVAISLLTLASGQLLAAECSTTVDSTDQMMFNTKAIEIDKSCKTFTVNLTHSGSLPKNVMGHNWVLSKTADSQAIATDGLSVGIDKGYLKEGDTRIIAHTKLIGAGETDSVTFDVSKLDPAEKYQFFCSFPGHISMMKGTVTLK from the coding sequence ATGATTCGCAAGCTTGTAGCTATCTCTCTGTTGACGTTGGCCAGTGGTCAGTTGTTGGCTGCCGAATGCTCTACCACCGTCGATTCGACCGATCAGATGATGTTCAACACCAAAGCCATCGAGATCGACAAGAGCTGCAAGACGTTCACCGTCAACCTGACCCACTCCGGCAGTCTGCCGAAGAACGTGATGGGTCATAACTGGGTGTTGAGCAAAACGGCTGACTCGCAGGCGATCGCCACTGATGGCCTGAGCGTCGGTATCGACAAGGGATATCTGAAGGAAGGCGACACTCGCATTATCGCTCACACCAAGTTGATCGGTGCCGGTGAGACTGACTCCGTGACCTTCGATGTGTCGAAGCTCGACCCGGCCGAGAAATACCAGTTCTTCTGCTCGTTCCCGGGCCACATCAGCATGATGAAAGGCACCGTTACGCTGAAGTAG
- the nadE gene encoding ammonia-dependent NAD(+) synthetase: MHAVQQQIAEQLNVQPPFADHNALQTEVARRVDFIKECLLNARLKTLVLGISGGVDSLTAGLLCQRAVKELRSSTGDDSYRFVAVRLPYVVQHDEHEAQASVDFIDPDERHTVNIGESVKALAAEVRAFDGKPAGTVDFVLGNTKARIRMVAQYTIAGAYQGLVVGTDHAAEAVMGFFTKFGDGACDLAPLSGLVKNQVRAIARHFGAPESLVEKVPTADLEDLVPGKPDEASHGVTYAEIDAFLHGEPVREEAFRIICDTYSKTQHKRELPYAP, translated from the coding sequence ATGCACGCCGTACAACAGCAGATCGCAGAACAGCTCAATGTCCAGCCGCCTTTCGCCGACCACAACGCTTTGCAGACCGAAGTGGCGCGCCGCGTGGACTTCATCAAGGAGTGCCTGCTCAATGCACGGCTCAAGACGCTGGTACTGGGGATCAGCGGCGGCGTCGACTCACTGACCGCCGGCCTGCTGTGCCAGCGCGCCGTCAAGGAACTGCGCAGCAGCACAGGCGACGACAGCTACCGCTTCGTTGCCGTACGCCTGCCGTATGTGGTGCAGCATGACGAACACGAGGCCCAGGCTTCTGTGGATTTCATCGACCCGGACGAGCGTCATACCGTCAATATCGGCGAGAGCGTCAAGGCACTGGCCGCCGAAGTCCGGGCCTTCGATGGTAAACCGGCTGGCACTGTGGACTTCGTGCTCGGCAACACCAAGGCGCGCATCCGCATGGTGGCGCAGTACACCATCGCCGGGGCTTATCAGGGTCTGGTGGTGGGGACCGATCATGCGGCCGAAGCGGTCATGGGCTTCTTTACCAAGTTCGGTGACGGCGCCTGCGACCTGGCCCCCCTGAGCGGCCTGGTAAAAAACCAGGTACGCGCCATCGCCCGCCACTTCGGCGCACCGGAATCACTGGTGGAAAAAGTACCTACGGCGGATCTGGAAGACCTGGTGCCAGGTAAACCGGACGAGGCCTCTCATGGCGTGACTTACGCCGAGATCGATGCCTTCCTGCACGGCGAACCTGTGCGTGAAGAGGCGTTCAGGATCATTTGCGACACCTACTCCAAGACCCAGCACAAGCGTGAACTGCCTTATGCCCCGTAA
- the pncB gene encoding nicotinate phosphoribosyltransferase produces the protein MSGSAFSNRIVQNLLDTDFYKLTMMQAVLHNYPNTDVEWEFRCRNGEDLRPYLSEIRHQIELLCELSLSNEHLAFLERITFLKPDFLRFLGLFRFNTRYVKTSIENDELCIRLHGPWLHVILFEVPLLAIVSEVRNRHRYPDIMLSQARERLYDKFEWLTSNASPDELAELKVADFGTRRRFSYGVQEAIVQVLKRDFPGQFVGTSNVHLARELDLKPLGTMAHEWIMAHQQLGPRLIDSQIAALDCWVREYRGLLGIALTDCITTDAFLSDFDLYFAKLFDGLRHDSGDPVKWAEKCISHYQRLGIDPTSKTLVFSDGLSLPKALEIFRALRGRINVSFGIGTNLTADIPGIAPMNMVLKMTACAGQPVAKISDEPGKAQCKDPNFVSYLRHVFKVPALTAPEKPV, from the coding sequence ATGAGCGGGAGCGCCTTCTCGAATCGCATCGTGCAAAATCTGCTCGATACCGACTTCTACAAGCTCACCATGATGCAGGCGGTACTGCATAACTATCCCAATACCGATGTGGAGTGGGAGTTTCGCTGCCGAAACGGCGAAGACCTGCGGCCCTACCTGAGCGAAATCAGGCATCAGATCGAATTGCTGTGCGAGCTGTCGCTGAGCAACGAACACCTGGCATTCCTGGAGCGCATCACCTTTCTGAAACCGGACTTCCTCAGGTTCCTGGGGCTGTTCCGCTTCAATACCCGCTATGTGAAGACCAGCATCGAAAACGATGAGCTGTGCATTCGCCTGCACGGTCCGTGGCTGCATGTGATTCTGTTCGAAGTGCCGTTGCTGGCCATCGTCAGCGAAGTCCGCAATCGTCATCGTTACCCGGACATCATGCTCAGTCAGGCGCGGGAACGTCTCTACGACAAGTTCGAGTGGCTGACCAGCAACGCCAGCCCGGACGAGCTGGCCGAACTGAAAGTCGCTGACTTCGGCACCCGCCGTCGCTTCTCCTACGGCGTGCAGGAAGCAATCGTGCAAGTGCTCAAACGTGACTTCCCCGGCCAGTTCGTCGGCACCAGTAATGTGCATCTGGCCCGCGAGCTTGATCTCAAGCCGCTGGGCACCATGGCCCATGAATGGATCATGGCGCACCAGCAACTCGGCCCGCGCCTGATCGACAGCCAGATCGCCGCGCTGGACTGCTGGGTTCGCGAATACCGCGGGCTGCTGGGTATCGCCCTGACCGACTGCATCACCACCGATGCCTTCCTGAGCGACTTCGATCTGTATTTCGCCAAGCTGTTCGACGGTCTGCGCCATGACTCGGGCGATCCGGTGAAGTGGGCTGAAAAATGCATCAGCCATTATCAGAGGCTGGGCATCGACCCGACGAGCAAGACCCTGGTGTTCTCCGACGGCCTGAGCCTGCCCAAGGCGCTGGAGATCTTCCGGGCCTTGCGCGGCCGCATCAATGTCAGTTTCGGGATCGGCACCAACCTCACCGCCGACATTCCGGGTATTGCACCGATGAACATGGTGCTGAAAATGACCGCATGCGCCGGGCAACCCGTGGCAAAGATTTCCGATGAGCCAGGCAAGGCGCAATGCAAGGACCCGAACTTCGTCTCGTACCTGCGACACGTGTTCAAGGTGCCCGCTTTGACTGCCCCTGAAAAACCCGTTTGA
- a CDS encoding ABC transporter substrate-binding protein gives MSHTFYRKGFLAIAVATALGVSSFAQADVKIGVAGPMTGANASFGEQYMRGAQAAADAINAAGGVNGEKIVLVKGDDACEPKQAVAVANRLVDQDKVVGVVGHFCSSSTIPASEVYSDAGVIAITPGSTNPTVTERGLKEMFRMCGRDDQQGVVAGDYIVDVLKGKKIAVIHDKDTYGQGLADATRAQLAKRGVKEVLYEGLTRGEKDFSALVTKIRSVGADVVYFGGLHPEAGPLVRQLREQGLKDVKFMSDDGVVTDELVTTAGGPQNVDGVYMTFGADPRLLPDSKAVVDEFRKSGYEPEGYTLYAYASVQALAAGFNGAKSNKGDAAATWLKANPVKTVMGEKSWDAKGDLKVSDYVVYQWDATGKYKQLEQQK, from the coding sequence ATGTCGCATACGTTTTACAGGAAAGGCTTTCTGGCAATCGCAGTGGCAACTGCATTGGGCGTGTCTTCGTTTGCTCAAGCTGACGTGAAGATTGGCGTTGCAGGTCCGATGACCGGTGCCAACGCATCGTTTGGCGAGCAATATATGAGGGGCGCGCAGGCAGCGGCTGATGCAATCAACGCGGCGGGCGGCGTCAATGGAGAGAAGATCGTACTGGTAAAGGGCGATGATGCCTGCGAGCCGAAGCAGGCCGTGGCTGTCGCTAACCGTCTGGTCGATCAGGACAAGGTTGTGGGTGTTGTGGGGCACTTCTGTTCGTCATCCACCATCCCGGCCTCTGAGGTTTACAGCGATGCCGGTGTGATTGCTATCACTCCAGGCTCCACCAACCCGACTGTCACCGAGCGTGGCCTCAAGGAAATGTTCCGCATGTGCGGACGTGACGATCAGCAGGGTGTTGTCGCTGGCGACTACATCGTGGACGTGCTCAAGGGCAAGAAAATCGCGGTTATCCACGACAAGGACACCTACGGTCAGGGTCTGGCCGATGCAACTCGTGCACAACTGGCCAAGCGCGGCGTGAAAGAGGTGCTGTACGAAGGCCTGACCCGTGGCGAGAAAGACTTCAGCGCCCTGGTCACCAAGATCCGTTCCGTGGGTGCCGATGTCGTCTACTTCGGTGGCCTGCACCCGGAAGCCGGTCCTCTGGTTCGTCAACTGCGCGAGCAGGGCCTCAAGGACGTCAAGTTCATGTCCGATGATGGCGTCGTGACCGATGAACTGGTGACAACCGCAGGTGGCCCTCAGAATGTGGATGGCGTGTACATGACCTTCGGTGCGGACCCGCGTCTGTTGCCTGACAGCAAGGCTGTGGTCGATGAGTTCCGCAAGTCCGGTTACGAGCCTGAAGGTTACACCCTGTATGCCTACGCCTCGGTGCAGGCACTGGCGGCCGGTTTCAATGGGGCCAAGTCCAACAAGGGCGATGCGGCTGCCACCTGGCTCAAGGCCAACCCGGTCAAGACCGTCATGGGCGAGAAGTCCTGGGACGCCAAGGGTGACCTGAAAGTCTCCGACTATGTGGTGTATCAGTGGGACGCGACGGGTAAATACAAGCAGCTTGAACAGCAGAAGTGA
- a CDS encoding ABC transporter permease subunit, which produces MDGIFLQQMVNGLTLGSVYGLIAIGYTMVYGIIGMINFAHGDVYMISAYLAAIGLAVLSFFGLESFPFLILGTLIFTIVVTGVYGFVIERVAYKPLRNSTRLAPLISAIGISLILQNYAQISQGARQQGVPTLLEGAWRFEIGTGFVQITYTKIFILIAAFAGMALLTYIIKYTKLGRMCRATQQDRKMASILGINTDRVISYVFIIGAAMAALAGVLITMNYGTFDFYAGFVIGIKAFTAAVLGGIGSLPGAMLGGLILGVAESQFSGLINSDYKDVFSFGLLVLILIFRPQGLLGRPLVAKV; this is translated from the coding sequence ATGGACGGTATTTTCCTGCAGCAAATGGTCAACGGGCTGACCCTCGGGTCTGTCTACGGCCTCATTGCCATCGGTTACACGATGGTCTACGGCATCATCGGCATGATCAACTTCGCTCACGGCGACGTTTACATGATCTCCGCCTACCTGGCCGCAATCGGCCTGGCGGTCCTGTCTTTCTTCGGTCTGGAGTCCTTTCCATTCCTGATTCTGGGCACACTGATCTTCACCATCGTGGTGACAGGTGTCTACGGCTTCGTCATCGAACGGGTGGCCTACAAGCCGCTGCGCAACTCGACCCGGCTGGCACCGCTGATCAGCGCCATCGGTATTTCCCTGATCCTGCAGAACTACGCGCAGATCAGTCAGGGTGCCCGGCAGCAGGGCGTGCCCACGCTTCTTGAAGGCGCCTGGCGCTTCGAGATCGGAACCGGCTTCGTGCAGATCACCTACACCAAGATATTCATCCTGATTGCCGCTTTCGCCGGCATGGCGCTGCTGACCTACATCATCAAGTACACCAAGCTGGGCCGCATGTGCCGCGCCACGCAACAGGATCGCAAGATGGCGTCGATCCTGGGGATCAACACGGATCGTGTCATTTCCTACGTGTTCATCATCGGTGCTGCCATGGCCGCGCTGGCGGGTGTGCTGATCACCATGAACTACGGCACCTTCGATTTCTATGCCGGCTTCGTCATCGGCATCAAGGCGTTCACTGCCGCAGTGCTGGGCGGTATCGGCTCGCTGCCGGGTGCGATGCTGGGAGGCCTGATCCTGGGGGTTGCCGAGTCGCAGTTCTCCGGCCTGATCAACTCCGATTACAAAGACGTGTTCAGTTTCGGCCTGTTGGTACTGATCCTGATTTTCCGTCCTCAAGGCCTGTTGGGTCGCCCACTCGTGGCGAAGGTATAA
- the livM gene encoding high-affinity branched-chain amino acid ABC transporter permease LivM encodes MSAPVAKPIDIKKSLIDAVIAGLLALIVFGPIVGVVLDGYSFNLQPTRVALLVAVVMAGRFLMSLFLQTPKGIRISQSFESSGSGVHVLKPDHKSSLYWIIPLLIVIAIVFPIFANKYLLTVVILGLIYVLLGLGLNIVVGLAGLLDLGYVAFYAIGAYGLALGYQYLGLGFWSALPLAAIAAALAGCILGFPVLRMHGDYLAIVTLGFGEIIRLVLNNWLSFTGGPNGVPVPSPTFFGLEFGRRAKEGGIPIHEYFGFDYNPDLKFLFIYTVLFIVVLAVLFIKHRLTRMPIGRAWEALREDEIACRSMGLNHVLVKLSAFTIGASTAGLAGVFFASYQGFVNPTSFTFFESALILAIVVLGGMGSTVGVVIAAFVLTVAPELLRSFSEYRVLLFGILMVLMMIWRPRGLIRISRTGVVPRKGMLTKEGAAS; translated from the coding sequence ATGTCTGCTCCTGTCGCTAAACCTATCGATATCAAGAAAAGCCTGATCGACGCCGTGATTGCCGGGCTGCTGGCGCTGATCGTCTTCGGCCCGATCGTGGGCGTCGTGCTCGACGGCTACAGCTTCAACCTGCAACCGACCCGTGTCGCCCTGCTGGTGGCGGTGGTCATGGCGGGTCGCTTCCTCATGAGCCTGTTCCTGCAGACACCCAAGGGCATTCGCATCAGCCAGAGTTTCGAGAGCTCCGGTTCGGGCGTGCATGTGCTCAAGCCCGATCACAAGTCGAGCCTCTACTGGATCATCCCGCTGCTGATCGTGATCGCCATCGTGTTCCCGATCTTCGCCAACAAGTACCTGCTGACCGTGGTCATCCTCGGGCTGATCTACGTCCTGCTCGGGCTGGGGCTGAACATCGTGGTCGGTCTGGCCGGGCTGCTGGACCTGGGGTACGTGGCGTTTTATGCCATTGGCGCCTATGGCCTGGCCCTGGGGTATCAGTATCTGGGCCTGGGCTTCTGGTCGGCGTTGCCTCTGGCGGCGATTGCCGCTGCATTGGCCGGGTGCATCCTGGGGTTTCCGGTGTTGCGCATGCACGGCGACTATCTGGCCATCGTGACCCTAGGGTTCGGTGAGATCATCCGTCTGGTGCTCAATAACTGGCTGTCCTTTACCGGCGGCCCGAATGGCGTTCCTGTGCCTTCGCCTACCTTCTTTGGCCTGGAGTTCGGACGTCGCGCCAAAGAGGGCGGCATTCCGATTCACGAATATTTTGGCTTCGATTACAACCCGGACCTGAAATTCCTGTTCATCTACACCGTGCTGTTCATCGTGGTGCTGGCCGTGCTGTTCATCAAGCATCGTCTGACCCGCATGCCTATCGGCCGCGCCTGGGAAGCGCTTCGCGAAGACGAGATTGCCTGCCGCTCGATGGGCCTCAACCATGTGCTCGTCAAGCTTTCAGCGTTCACCATCGGCGCTTCGACGGCCGGTCTGGCCGGGGTGTTTTTCGCCAGCTATCAGGGCTTCGTCAACCCTACTTCCTTCACCTTCTTCGAGTCGGCGCTGATCCTGGCCATCGTGGTATTGGGCGGGATGGGCTCGACGGTGGGCGTGGTGATCGCGGCCTTCGTGCTGACGGTGGCGCCCGAGCTGCTGCGCAGTTTCTCCGAGTATCGGGTGCTGCTGTTCGGCATTCTGATGGTGTTGATGATGATCTGGCGGCCACGCGGCCTGATCCGCATCAGCCGTACCGGCGTTGTGCCGCGCAAGGGCATGCTGACCAAAGAAGGAGCGGCGTCATGA
- a CDS encoding ABC transporter ATP-binding protein, giving the protein MSNEVILSVEHLMMHFGGIKALSDVSLQVRRNSIFALIGPNGAGKTTVFNCLTGFYKATGGRIELHTRGKTTNVIKLLGESFAATDFVSPKSFFSRVYYKMFGGTHLVNRAGLARTFQNIRLFKEMSVVENLLVAQHMWVNRSLISGILNTKGYRKAEEDALNTAFYWLEVVDLVDCANRLAGELSYGQQRRLEIARAMCTRPQVICLDEPAAGLNPQETEALSGMIRLLRDEHDMTIVLIEHDMGMVMNISDDIVVLDHGNVIAAGGPEQIRNDPKVIAAYLGADEEELV; this is encoded by the coding sequence ATGAGCAATGAAGTCATTCTTTCGGTCGAGCATCTGATGATGCATTTTGGCGGCATCAAGGCGTTGAGCGATGTCAGCCTGCAAGTGCGCCGCAACTCGATCTTTGCCCTGATCGGCCCGAACGGTGCAGGCAAGACCACGGTCTTCAACTGCCTGACCGGTTTCTACAAGGCCACAGGCGGACGTATCGAGCTGCATACCCGTGGCAAGACCACCAATGTGATCAAGCTGCTGGGCGAGTCGTTTGCCGCGACAGACTTCGTGTCGCCCAAAAGTTTCTTCAGCCGTGTGTACTACAAGATGTTCGGCGGCACCCATCTGGTAAACCGGGCCGGGCTGGCGCGCACCTTCCAGAACATTCGGCTGTTCAAGGAAATGTCGGTGGTGGAAAACCTGCTGGTTGCCCAGCACATGTGGGTCAATCGCAGCCTGATCAGCGGCATTCTCAATACCAAAGGCTACCGCAAGGCCGAGGAAGATGCGCTCAACACCGCGTTCTACTGGCTGGAAGTGGTGGATCTGGTGGATTGCGCCAACCGCCTCGCGGGTGAGCTGTCCTACGGTCAGCAACGCCGCCTGGAAATTGCCCGGGCCATGTGCACGCGGCCTCAGGTGATCTGCCTCGACGAACCTGCCGCAGGCCTCAACCCTCAGGAAACCGAGGCCCTGAGCGGCATGATTCGTCTGCTGAGGGACGAACATGACATGACCATCGTGCTGATCGAGCACGACATGGGCATGGTCATGAACATTTCCGACGATATTGTGGTGCTGGACCACGGCAACGTGATTGCCGCTGGCGGGCCGGAGCAGATCCGCAATGACCCGAAAGTGATCGCCGCGTATCTGGGCGCTGATGAAGAGGAATTGGTATGA
- a CDS encoding ABC transporter ATP-binding protein, with amino-acid sequence MSKPILEMKEIDVYYGPIQALKKVSLHIDEGETVSLIGSNGAGKSTLLMSIFGQPRAASGQILYQGIDITQKSSHYIASNGIAQSPEGRRVFPDMSVEENLLMGTIPIGDKHSAEDMQRMFDLFPRLKERRNQRAMTMSGGEQQMLAIARALMSRPKLLLLDEPSLGLAPIIVKQIFSTLRELAATGMTIFLVEQNANHALKLSDRAYVMVNGEIRLSGTGQELLVNEEVRNAYLGGH; translated from the coding sequence ATGAGCAAGCCGATCCTCGAAATGAAAGAGATCGATGTGTATTACGGGCCGATCCAGGCTCTCAAGAAGGTTTCGCTGCATATCGATGAAGGCGAAACCGTGAGCCTGATCGGCTCCAACGGCGCGGGCAAGTCCACGCTTCTGATGTCGATCTTCGGCCAGCCGCGTGCTGCCAGCGGGCAGATCCTCTATCAGGGCATCGACATCACGCAGAAGTCGTCGCACTACATCGCTTCCAACGGCATTGCGCAGTCGCCGGAAGGGCGCAGGGTATTCCCTGACATGTCGGTCGAGGAAAACCTGCTGATGGGCACCATCCCCATCGGCGACAAGCATTCTGCCGAAGACATGCAGCGCATGTTCGACCTGTTCCCGCGCCTCAAGGAGCGCCGTAACCAGCGCGCCATGACCATGTCCGGTGGCGAGCAGCAGATGCTGGCCATCGCCCGAGCCCTGATGAGCCGCCCGAAACTGTTGCTGCTCGACGAGCCGAGCCTCGGCCTGGCGCCGATCATCGTCAAACAGATCTTCTCGACCCTGCGCGAACTGGCGGCCACCGGCATGACGATCTTCCTGGTCGAGCAGAACGCCAACCACGCACTCAAGCTGTCCGACCGTGCGTATGTGATGGTCAACGGTGAAATCCGCCTGTCAGGCACCGGGCAGGAATTGCTGGTCAATGAAGAGGTCAGGAACGCTTATCTGGGCGGGCACTGA
- a CDS encoding SDR family oxidoreductase — translation MTSTVFITGATSGFGEACARRFAEAGWSLVLTGRRQERLDALSAELSAQTKVHTLVLDVRDRAAMESAIADLPEEFSTIRGLINNAGLALGIDPAPKCDLDDWDTMIDTNVKGLVYTTRLLLPRLIGHGRGASIVNLGSVAGNYPYPGGNVYGGTKAFVGQFSLNLRNDLVGTGVRVTNLEPGLCESEFSLVRFGGDQAKYDATYAGAEPIQPQDIAETIFWIMNTPAHVNINSLELMPVSQTWAGFAIDRNRG, via the coding sequence ATGACTTCCACCGTATTCATCACGGGCGCTACTTCCGGGTTTGGCGAAGCTTGCGCCCGTCGCTTTGCCGAAGCGGGCTGGTCGCTGGTGCTGACCGGCCGCCGCCAGGAGCGTCTGGATGCCTTGAGCGCCGAGCTGTCAGCGCAAACCAAGGTTCATACACTGGTGCTGGATGTGCGTGATCGCGCCGCCATGGAAAGCGCCATCGCTGATCTGCCGGAAGAGTTTTCGACCATTCGCGGACTTATCAACAACGCAGGCCTGGCGCTGGGCATCGACCCTGCACCCAAGTGCGATCTGGATGACTGGGACACCATGATCGACACCAACGTCAAAGGCCTGGTTTACACCACACGCCTGCTGCTGCCGCGTCTGATCGGTCACGGCCGTGGCGCGAGTATCGTCAACCTGGGTTCGGTGGCGGGCAACTACCCGTATCCGGGCGGCAACGTGTATGGCGGCACCAAGGCATTCGTGGGCCAGTTCTCGCTGAACCTGCGCAACGATCTGGTGGGCACTGGTGTTCGCGTCACCAATCTGGAGCCGGGCCTGTGCGAAAGCGAGTTCTCGCTGGTGCGTTTCGGTGGCGATCAGGCCAAGTACGATGCGACCTATGCCGGTGCCGAGCCTATCCAGCCGCAGGACATCGCCGAGACGATCTTCTGGATCATGAACACCCCGGCGCACGTGAACATCAACAGCCTGGAGCTGATGCCCGTCAGCCAGACCTGGGCCGGCTTTGCGATCGACCGTAATCGCGGTTGA
- a CDS encoding AGE family epimerase/isomerase has translation MPDASSSASRSELTSSFTRLQEHFFKVVVPLWQGPGWNAQLALPYEALDAQHHPLPPQRYRAMACARQLFLFSSLIGHPDFPDAATRAGALFRSMQQHFHDAEHGGWFYSIDPQGQPLDRRKDLYTHAFIIFAFAHYWARVKAPLAESALNAALNVVAERFDDGAGLYEASLDEDWSPLGSGPLQNPLMHLAEAFLATLSVRPDPKTQSALNGLVTHMQRRFIDPATGVMLEKPLGAVDNWYEPGHQFEWFFLLHTSGDLHSTELYASLNRAFMLAEAQGVDQQTGAVTAMLTCEGVVRDATQRIWAQAEYLRALALRPDNDNRLADQMIAMQQRFLHAGGWHECLDTEGKVSRSDMPSTTPYHLATCYIGLAEYL, from the coding sequence ATGCCCGATGCTTCCAGTTCTGCCTCAAGGTCTGAGTTGACCTCCAGCTTCACCCGCCTTCAGGAACACTTCTTCAAAGTCGTCGTGCCGCTCTGGCAAGGTCCTGGCTGGAATGCGCAACTGGCGTTGCCTTATGAAGCGCTGGATGCGCAGCACCATCCTCTGCCGCCACAGCGCTACAGAGCCATGGCCTGCGCCCGACAGTTGTTCCTGTTTTCCAGCCTGATCGGTCACCCGGACTTTCCGGACGCCGCGACTCGCGCTGGCGCGCTGTTTCGCTCCATGCAGCAACACTTTCATGATGCGGAACACGGTGGCTGGTTTTACAGCATCGATCCACAAGGCCAACCGCTGGATCGTCGCAAGGATCTCTACACCCATGCCTTCATCATCTTTGCCTTCGCCCATTACTGGGCCAGGGTCAAAGCGCCGTTGGCCGAGTCGGCACTCAATGCCGCGCTGAACGTTGTCGCAGAGCGTTTCGACGATGGTGCAGGTCTTTACGAAGCGAGCCTGGATGAAGACTGGTCCCCGCTGGGCAGCGGGCCTTTGCAGAACCCGTTGATGCATCTGGCGGAGGCGTTTCTGGCAACACTGTCGGTACGTCCGGATCCCAAGACCCAATCGGCTCTGAATGGGCTGGTCACTCACATGCAGCGTCGTTTCATCGACCCGGCAACGGGTGTGATGCTGGAAAAACCGCTGGGGGCTGTGGATAACTGGTATGAACCGGGACACCAGTTCGAGTGGTTCTTCTTGCTGCACACCTCTGGGGATCTGCACAGCACTGAGCTTTATGCCTCGTTGAACCGGGCATTCATGCTGGCAGAGGCTCAGGGTGTCGATCAGCAAACCGGCGCGGTAACCGCGATGCTGACCTGTGAGGGTGTGGTACGTGATGCCACCCAGCGAATCTGGGCACAGGCCGAATACCTGCGGGCTTTGGCGCTACGGCCGGATAACGATAACCGTCTGGCCGATCAGATGATCGCGATGCAGCAACGATTCCTGCATGCAGGTGGCTGGCATGAATGCCTGGACACCGAAGGCAAGGTCAGCCGCAGCGATATGCCTTCAACAACGCCCTATCACCTGGCCACCTGTTACATCGGCCTGGCCGAATACCTGTAG